A genomic window from Leptolyngbya sp. BL0902 includes:
- a CDS encoding GumC family protein, whose protein sequence is MEDLKHTEPIANGDGRHYILPSRPSFDDYQGITDDHDGEDIELRDILAALKRRWKTLLTVSAVTFVGAAAIYLGLPPVYIRSFSMAVEPLDRLTGQDSGTSILNTIPGGLIPGGALPGGVANDYSSLITVLQSELVLNPIVQVAQAQDPDFDYERLLESLSITQAGGAKILDVSFRAQNPDLVQLVVAELQAAYLDYSTETQQMGLIRRLNDLDVQVEVQRQVVSTTQTALAQFQSENQILDLRAAGEALELRRNTVLLEQQNARITLEATLETYNNLRNQLGLQPAEAVFVANLSESPVYQSLLAQYRSLESEIAIESARFRADTPVIQALQDKQAQLLPLLEAEIERNLGNAVTATGSITPQTLSYQGSIGRDLAKELVASVNQIQVLQVQDQSLSQLYNALSNQLGSLVNLGSDFREIERNLTLAEASLQRLLAAQQELKLQLEAETNPWVIVSGYDLTTPLEPESRLLRSLVLGFVASSVLGLGVVFLLEMMDQSYHDANSASKETQLPVLALIPWGRPLVAPAQLPQRSLVAAQGQSFVRSTDRPGVQQPLSADQPGFSSEQSQFESAFQALEANLHLLSSNSSPPVLLVSSSASGEGKTTVACHLALASARANRKALLIDCDLENPQVAQYFGIPYPAHSPQLPIPGSAALPTVTPLTKDGRVDLLHFPASQFISPIDLLTNPQFDLLPKKYRDEYDLIILDSSGSLNTADTKLISQHVDAVLLVLRLEETDKSVVNGAIRDFRMVCQVPILGLIANGIKLR, encoded by the coding sequence ATGGAAGATCTGAAGCATACAGAGCCAATAGCTAACGGTGATGGCCGCCACTACATCCTGCCTTCTAGGCCCAGTTTTGATGACTACCAAGGTATCACCGATGATCATGACGGTGAGGATATTGAACTTCGTGATATTCTTGCTGCCCTCAAACGTCGCTGGAAAACTCTTTTGACCGTCTCTGCTGTAACCTTTGTCGGAGCAGCAGCTATTTACTTAGGTCTTCCCCCAGTCTATATAAGATCATTTTCGATGGCGGTAGAACCTCTAGATAGACTCACAGGTCAGGATTCAGGTACATCTATTCTCAATACAATCCCTGGAGGGCTCATTCCTGGAGGAGCACTTCCTGGGGGAGTGGCTAATGACTACAGCAGCCTGATTACAGTCTTGCAGAGTGAGTTGGTCTTGAACCCAATTGTTCAGGTAGCTCAGGCTCAGGATCCTGACTTTGACTATGAAAGACTTCTGGAAAGTCTGAGTATTACGCAAGCTGGGGGAGCAAAAATCCTGGATGTTTCTTTCAGGGCGCAGAACCCAGACTTAGTGCAGTTGGTTGTTGCAGAATTACAGGCGGCTTATCTAGACTACAGCACCGAGACTCAGCAGATGGGACTCATTCGTCGACTTAACGATCTAGACGTCCAGGTGGAAGTACAGCGGCAGGTTGTATCGACCACCCAAACAGCTTTGGCTCAGTTTCAAAGTGAGAATCAGATTCTTGATCTTAGGGCCGCCGGAGAAGCCTTGGAACTGCGGCGCAATACTGTTTTACTAGAGCAGCAGAATGCTCGAATTACCCTAGAAGCAACCTTAGAAACGTATAATAATTTGCGCAACCAGTTGGGGCTACAGCCAGCAGAAGCTGTCTTTGTGGCAAACCTCAGCGAGTCGCCCGTATATCAGAGCTTGCTAGCTCAATACCGGAGCTTGGAAAGTGAAATCGCCATTGAATCCGCCCGATTCAGAGCCGATACGCCTGTGATTCAAGCGCTTCAAGACAAACAGGCGCAGTTGTTACCGCTCCTTGAGGCTGAAATAGAGCGCAACCTAGGTAACGCAGTCACCGCGACGGGATCGATCACGCCGCAAACCTTGAGCTATCAGGGCAGCATTGGCCGAGATTTAGCGAAGGAACTGGTCGCATCCGTTAACCAAATTCAGGTTCTACAGGTTCAAGACCAATCCTTATCTCAGCTCTACAATGCATTGTCTAACCAGCTAGGGAGCTTGGTCAATCTAGGTAGTGACTTTCGGGAAATTGAGCGCAACCTTACCCTTGCAGAAGCCTCTTTGCAACGACTTTTGGCTGCTCAACAAGAGCTTAAACTACAGCTAGAAGCGGAAACCAATCCTTGGGTGATTGTGTCAGGGTATGACCTGACAACGCCTTTAGAGCCGGAAAGCCGCCTTCTTCGCAGTCTAGTCCTCGGCTTTGTGGCTAGTTCGGTCTTGGGTCTAGGGGTAGTCTTCCTACTAGAAATGATGGATCAGTCCTACCATGACGCTAACTCTGCTAGTAAGGAAACTCAGTTGCCTGTTTTGGCGCTGATTCCCTGGGGCAGACCGTTAGTTGCTCCAGCACAACTGCCGCAGAGAAGCTTAGTTGCAGCCCAAGGCCAATCCTTCGTGCGATCTACAGATCGCCCCGGAGTTCAGCAACCCTTAAGCGCTGACCAACCAGGGTTCTCCTCAGAGCAGAGCCAGTTTGAATCGGCATTTCAAGCCTTGGAGGCTAACCTTCACCTTCTCAGTAGTAATAGTTCACCTCCAGTGCTGCTTGTTTCTTCCTCTGCCTCAGGCGAGGGAAAAACAACGGTAGCCTGTCATCTAGCCCTTGCCTCAGCTAGGGCAAATCGTAAGGCATTGTTGATAGATTGCGACCTCGAAAATCCGCAAGTGGCCCAATACTTTGGTATTCCGTATCCGGCCCATTCACCTCAGTTGCCTATACCTGGCAGTGCAGCACTGCCAACTGTAACACCCCTAACAAAGGATGGCAGGGTTGATCTACTTCACTTTCCTGCTTCGCAGTTTATTTCTCCCATTGACTTATTGACAAATCCTCAGTTCGATCTCCTCCCCAAAAAATACCGCGATGAATATGATTTGATCATTCTAGATTCATCGGGCTCATTGAATACTGCCGATACCAAACTCATTAGCCAGCATGTTGATGCGGTATTACTCGTTCTCAGGCTCGAAGAGACTGATAAAAGCGTTGTCAATGGTGCAATTAGAGATTTTCGCATGGTATGCCAAGTTCCTATCTTGGGCTTGATAGCCAACGGTATAAAGTTAAGGTAG